CCCCGAACCAGGTGACGCTGGTCAGCGCCGCGTTCAGCTTCGCCGCCGTGGCGGCGGTCGCACTGGCCGCACCCTCGTGGGGGCTGGGGGTCGCGGTGTGGGCCGCGCTCGCGGTGGGCTTCGCCTTCGACTCGGCGGACGGACAGCTGGCCCGGCTGCGCGGGGGCGGCAGCGCTGCGGGCGAGTGGCTCGACCACGTCGTGGACTGCGCCAAGCTGACCGCGCTCCACACCTGCGTACTGATCGCCTTCTACCGCTTCCCCGACGCGTACGGGATCGCGGGCGACGACGGGACGGGGTCCGGCGGCTGGCTGCTGGTGCCGCTCGGCTTCCAGTTCGCGGCCGTCGTCACCTTCTTCGGCGGCCTCCTCACCGAGAAGCTCAAGCCCCGGCCGGCGCCGGGGAGCCCCGCCGCCGCCCCCTCGACGCTGCGCGCGGTGGCCTTGCTGCCCGTGGACTACGGGGTGTTCTGTCTGGTGTTCCTGCTGCTCGGCGGCGGCGGGCTGTTCCGCTGGGCGTACGCGGCGCTGGGCGCGGTCGCCGCGCTGTTCCTGCTGGCGTTCCTCGCGAAGTGGTTCCGGGAGCTCAGCGCAGTTCCGCGGTGAGGGGTTCCGGGAGCGGCTGCGCCAGCGCGTCCAGCGCCCGGCGCAGCTGCGTGCTGGAGGTGTGCACCGTGTAGGGGAAGTAGACGACGTCGACCCCGTGCTCGGCGAAGTCCTTCTCCAGCCGGTCGCCCTTGGGCGTGCCGCGCCAGTCGTCGCCCTTGAAGATGACGTCGAAGCGGACCTGCTTCCAGGTCTCCACCTTGTCGGGGACCGTCTCCACGAAGGCGGCGTCCACGTACTTGACGCTGCGGACGATCTCCAGCCGTTCGACGAGCGGGATCATCGGCCGGCGGCCCTTGGCGAGCTCGGCCATCTCGTCGGAGACCACCCCGGCCACCAGGTAGTCGCACTGACTGCGGGCGTGCCGGAGGATGTTGAGATGTCCGATGTGGAACAGATCGTAGGCTCCGGGCGCGTAGCCGACGCGATACGGCCTGCGTGCGGGCGCGCCAAGGTCGGACATGTCCTGCTCCGTCATCTCTTACCCCCCAGAAGCCACACCCCCCGGCGTGGCGGATCAGCAGACAATAGCGTGCACGTTCCGCACCACGCCGGTGAACGAATAGGGTGACGAGCGCATCATCCAGGGGAGAAGGGGACGTTCAGTGTCCAGATCCGGTCACCGGCGACTGCTGCTGGTTTCCACCAATTACGCTCCCGAGCACGCGGGGATTGGGCCGTACGCCACCCAGATCGCGGAGCACTGGGCGGATCTCGGCCACGAGACGCACGTACTCGCGGGCATGCCGCACTACCCGGCCTGGTCGCTGGAGCCGGAGTACAAGGGGGCGCTCCGGCGCACGGAACGGCGCGCGGGTGTCACCGTGCACCGGCGTGCGCACACCGTGCCGCCCCGCCAGACCGCCGTACGCCGGGCCCTGTTCGAAGGATCGATCCTGCTGCACGGCGCGGTGGCCCCGCCCCGGATGCCGAAGCCCGACGCGGTCCTCGCCCAGATGCCCAGCCTGGCCGGCGGGGTGCTCGCCGCACGCCTCGCCGCGAAGTGGAGGGTCCCCTACGTCCCGGTCGTCCAGGACCTGATGGGCGCCGCCGCCGCGCAGAGCGGGATCAGCGGCGGCGACAAGGCGGCCGCGCTGGCCGGGCGTGCCGAGGCCTACGCGCTGAAACGCGCCACCCTGGTCGGTGTCATCCACGAGACCTTCGTGGACCGGGTCGTCGGGATGGGCGTGCCCGAGGAGAAGATCCGCCTGGTGCCCAACTGGTCGCACGTGGCCGTGCCGACCAAGCCGCGCGGCGAGACCCGCCGCCACCTCGGCTGGGCGCCGGGACAGACGGTGGTCCTGCACTCCGGGAACATGGGCCTCAAGCAGGGGCTCGAAGTCCTCGTGGGCGCCGCCCGGCTCGACCCGGACGTCCGCTTCGTCCTGATGGGGGACGGCAGTCAGCGCGCGGCCCTCGCCGACCTCGCCGCCGACGTACCGAACCTCGACATCATCCCTCCTGCCGCCGACGGGGAGTTCCCCGATATCCTCGCGGCGGCGGACGTGCTCGCGGTCACCCAGCACGCGGCGGTGCTCGACATGAGCGTGCCCTCCAAGCTGACCTCGTACTTCCAGGCCGGCCGGCCCGTCGTCGCGTCCGTCGCTGCGCAGGGCGGGACCGCCCAGGAGGTGGAACGTTCCGGCGCGGGGGTGCTCGTACCGCCGGAGGACCCGCACGCCCTGCTCGAGGCCGTACGGGCGCTGGCCGAGGACCCGGGGGCCGCGGACGCGCTGGGCGCCGCCGGACCCGTCCACGTCGCGGCCCACCTGAGCCGCGAAGCGGGGCTGGCCCGCATCGACGCACTGATGGACGAAGCACTTGGGGGTTCCCGGCCGTGATCGAGACGAACCGGCCGGCAGCGGCCCCCGCCGAGGACGAACCGGACCTCCTGCGGGACCAGTTCCGACAGCTCCTGCGCTACCGCCGCCTCCTCGGCGCGGGCGTCGGCATCGGACTGCTGGGCGGCGTCTACCTCGGCATATCGACGGCCGACACCTATGTCGCGACCGCCGACATCGTGCTGCGCGCACCCACGGACGACCCCTTCAACCCGAGCCTGGCGCCCGACAAGGCGATCAACATCGGCTCGGAACGCCAGGTGGCGCTCAGCTCCTCCACGGCCGACGAGGCGGCGAAGAAGCTCGGCGTCCCCGACTCCGGCGTCCCCGCCCTGCGCAGCGGCCTCCAGGTCACCAACCCGCCGCAGACGATGGTGCTCCGCTTCACGTACACCGCGTCCTCCCCCAGGGAAGCCGCGAAGCGCGCCAACGCGATGACCGCGGCCTACCTGCTCAAGCGGCAGGAGTCCCTGGACGTCACCCGCGACAAGATGGTCAAGGGCTACCAGGACCAGCGCGATCCGGTCGCCAAGCAGCTCGACGACCTCGTCAAGCAGATCAACGCCATGCCCTCGGGCCCCGGCCGCGACGCCGCGTACTCCTCCAAGACCGACCTCCAGAGCAAGGTCAACACCCTCAACAGCAACATCGCCAAGCTCCAGGCGCTGGACATGGCCCCGGGCCGGGTCACCAGCCCCGCGACCCCGCCCGGCGACTCCGACGGGCCGGGCCTGCCGATGTCCCTCGCGCTCGGCGCGGCCGTGGGTCTGGCGCTCGGCCTGCTCGCCGCCTGGGTCCGGCTCGTCTTCGACCCGGCGCCGCGTTCCGAGGGCGATGTGGCGCGGGCCCTGCGCGCGCCGGTACTGGGTTCCCTGCCGCGGGACAAGACCGGTGGCGGACCGCTGCTCGCCGCCGGCGAGGAAGACCCGCGCCTGGCGGAGGAGTTCCGGTCGGTGGCCTTCCGGCTCGCGTACGACTCCCGCTTCGCCGACCGGCGCCGGCTGCTGGTGGTCGCGCCGCGCGGCAGCAGCGAGACAGCCGCCGCCGTCGCCGTGAACCTGGCCGCCTCCTTCGCGGAGACCGGCAAGGACGTCCTGCTGATCGAGGCCGACCTGCGCACCCCGGTGCTGGCCAGCCAGTTGCCGACCGACGCCGGCGGGCGGCCGCGCTGGAGCCAGATGCCGGGCGGCCCGGGCGCGGGGGGCCGGCCCGGACAGCAGGGCGACTCCGACTGGCCCGACGGACGTCAGCTCGTCGTGGACGCCGGGGAGTCGGGCGCGTTCGACCTGATCCCCGGTGAGCCGGTCCGCAACGTCGCCCGCGCGCTGACCTCCCCGCGCGCCACCCGGCTGATCTCCGAGGCCGACTCGCCGAACTCCACCGTCGTGGTGCTCGCGCCGCCCGTGCTCTCGTACGCCGACGCGCTCGCGCTGGTCGACCGCGTGGACGGCGTGCTCGTGGTGTGCGACCCGCGGGCCGTGCACCGCAGCGACCTGTCCCGCATCCGGGAGCTCATCAGCGGCGCCGGCGGGACCGTGCTCGGCGCGGTGCTGCACGCGCCGCTGCCCGGCGAAAAGCGCGGCGGGCGCGGCAAGGGCAAGGGCAAGGCCGACCCCGCGGGACCGGCTCCGGCGCCCGCCCCGGCCCGCACGTCGGCGCCGCAGCCGATCCGGCACGAGGTCGCCGAGGCCGAGCAGCACATCGCCGGTGACGGCACCGACACCGTCGCGCTGCGCACGGTCCGCACGGGCCGGCGGTGAGGCGCGGGAGCCTCGCGGCGGTCGCCTCGGTCCTGGACCAGGCCGCTTCCAGCGCCACCAACATCCTGGTGCTGGTGCTGGCCGCCCGGCTTTCGTCGGCGTCCGGCTTCGCCGACTTCTCGATGGTCTACGTGACCTTCACGGTGCTCCTCGGGCTGAACATGGCCTACGTCGGCCAGACGGTGGTGCTGGAGAAGTCCGCGCAGCGCCTCGGCACGGTATGCCGTTCGGGTCTGGCCTTCACCGCGGCCGCCTCGGCCCTGGCCGGGGTGGTGCTGGCCCTGGTGGGCCTGGTGCTGCCGGGCACCGGGGGGTGGGCGTTCCTCGCGCTGGGGCTCGTCCTGCCGCTGGTGCTCGTACAGGACGGGCTGCGGTACTGCTTCTCGGCGCTGCGCGTGCCGGAGCGGGCGCTGGCCGCCGATGTGCTGCGGCTGGGCGGTGTGGTCGGCGCGCTGCTCGCGCAGCCCGAAGGGGCTTCGGCGGCGCGGCTGGTGCTGGTGTGGGGGGTGTCGGCGCTGCCGGCGCTCGGGCTGGGTCTGTGGCTGCTGCGGCCGTACGTGCGCGGGGCGCGGGTGGAGCTGCGCCCGTACGTGCGGCGCGGGCACCTGGGTCAGCGGTTCGTGGTCGAGTTCGCGGTGGGCAACGGTTCCAGCCAGCTGGCGGTGCTGGGGCTCGGGGTGTTCGCGACGCCGCTGGCGGTGGGCGCGCTGCGGGGTGCGACGACGTTGTTCGGACCCCTGAACGTGCTGTTCAACTCGGCGAACGCGTTCGGGCCGCCGGTGGTCGGGCGGGCGTCGGGCAAGCGGGGCGTGGTCCGGCTGACGCTGCTCATGGGCGGGGTGCTGGCGGCGCTCGGCGCGGGGTGGGGCGCGGTGCTGTACGCGCTGCCGGGGTCGGTGGGGCGGCAGTTGCTGGGCGACACGTGGGCGGCGGCGTCCGCCCTGCTCCCCGCGACGGGGGCGCAGTACGCGGTGATGGGCCTGGGCACCTGCGCCCTGCTGACGCTGCGGGTGCTGAACCCGAGGGCGACGCTGTCGTTGCAGGTGGTGTTCTCGCTGCTGTCGGTGGCGCTGCTGTTGGGCGGGTACGCGGTGTGGGGCGTGGCGGGCGCCGCCTGGGGCCTGGCCGCCGGCTCGGCCGCGAAGGCGGCGGCGGCCTGGGCCCGTGTCTCCCGCCTGCGGACCCCTGCTCCGGAACCGGCCCCGGAACCGGCCTGACGCCTGAGGGGCTGGCCGACGCGGGCCGCGACCTACCGGGCCGGGCCTGACGCCGGCTGCGGCCTCGTCGGCCCGACCGGTCCGAGCAGGGTCCGGTGCGCCGCCGCCGCACGAGTACCCCGGCTGCGCCGGGCCTTCCGGGGCTCCGCCCCGGACCCCGCGCCTCGAACGCCGGCGGGGCTGGATGTTGCCGCCCCGGCACAACCGGCCCGGCCCCGCACCTCGAACGCGGGCGGGGTGTCAGCGGAGGCGGGCCGACTTGTCCTCGCGGAACGTCGCGACCAGCGCCAGGCACAGGGCCGCGATGGCGATGCGGCCCGACGCCTGGAGCAGGGGGCCCCGCAGGAGGATGAAGGAGTAGCCCGCCACCAGCGGGACCACCACCGAGATGAGGCTGCCCGGCGGCGACCGCCTCGTGGCCCGCTTCGCGTACCGGCGGTCCACCCGGGCGGCCGCGTACCCCATCCCGAGCAGCCCCGCGCCCATGCCCAGCGAGCCGAAGTCCACCCACAGCTCTGCCCAGATCGGGGACGAGAGGTTGGTGTTGACCGTCCCCATCCACTCCCCGATCATCACGCCCGTGTCCTTCGGCTTCCCGGCCCACACCGACCGCGGCACCGCGAAGAACACCGACCCCGCGAGCTGACGCCCGTACAGGTGGCCCGGTCCGGAGTCCGAGTACGTGATGGTGTTCGCGAACATGCCGATCTGGTCGTAGTCCTTGAGGGCCATCGGCTCCAGGAAGGACGTCGTCTCGACCGGCTTGTAGTTCTTCTCGTCGTACCGGAAGCGGTCCGCGAACGGGAAGACGAGCAGCGCGATCACCACGGCCATCGACAGGGCCACCCGGTACATCGCCGCGCTCACCGGGAAGACGGTGAACAGCAGCGCGAACATGACCGTCAGGAACCAGTAGCGCGGGTTGGAGATCGGGTTGTTGACCACCAGGTTCAGCAGCGCGAGCCCGCCCCACGTCACGATGACCGACACCTTGCGGCGGGCGTACTTCGAGGTGATCAGCCAGCGCGTGTACAGCAGCAGCGCCAGCAGCGCCGGTACCGTGCCGAAACCGCGCAGCAGGGCCTGGCCCGCCTGGCCGTCGCCGTTGGAGACGCCCGCCTCCTCGATTCCCGCGATGATCTCCTGCCGGCTGGAGAAGAAGACCGCCGGACCGCCCAGCTTCACGATGAACGCCGCGCTGCACAGGAACGCGAGCGCGGTGAGCAGTTGCAGGCGCCGCCGGTGCGCGAGGACCGGGCGCTTCCCCTTCTGCGAGCCTCCCGCCCGCCCCGTCGGCCGGTGCCGGGCCAGCAGTACGCCGACGTCGAAGGCCGTACAGCCCAGCAGGACGAGGCCGATGGCGGTCGTCAGGTCGTAGCGGGGCCCGACGACGGGTGTCGGGACCCGGCCGAGGACGGCCTGGGCGAGCGGGGCCACGCCCATCGCCATGTAGACGAACAGCCAGAACGAGCCCTGGAGCAGTTTGCGCCGGCTGGTCAGGACCATCGCGGACAGCCGGGCGCCCGCGTACATCGTGAGCAGCAGCTGGAGCCAGAAGGCGGCGTCACGCTGGCCGTCGCCGGGCTGGACGGCGACGAAGAGCGGGAGGAAGACGGTGAACCCGAGGATCAGCGGGACGGACAGCGCGCGAGAGAGCAGGGTGCGGGGGGTGGTGACACGGCCCCACTGGGCCTCGTCCGGTGGCGCCGGGGCCGCGACGGCGGGGTTGCGTACGTCCGTTGCCACTGCTGCCCCCACCCCATGTGCCTGGTCCGCGCGCAGTCTAGTCTGAGCGGGCGGCGCCCGGGGAGGCGCGGCGGGGTGGTTGTCGGGGGCGGACGATGAGGGGCGACTGTTGCGTGATCTTCCTTCCTTCACGCTGGCCGGGTACGACAAGGGGCGCGGACTGCTGACGCAGGCGCTCTGGTTCGCGGTGATGAACACGCTCTTCATGGCGTGGTTCTGTCCGGCCCGGCTGCGGGTGGCGCTGCTGCGCGCGTTCGGCGCGCGGATCGGCGAGGGCGTGCTGATCCGGCACAAGGTGCGGGTGCTGTGGCCGTGGAAGCTGACGGTCGGCGACCACGCGTGGATCGGCGAGGGCGCCTGGCTGCTGAACCTGGAGCCGGTGACCATCGGTGCGCACGCGTGCGTCTCGCAGGAGGCGATGCTGTGCACCGGCTCGCACGACCACCGGGCCGCGGACTTCCGCTACCGCAACGCGCCCATCGTGGTGGAGGACGGTGCGTGGGTGGCCGTACGGGCCACCGTGCTGGCGGGTGTGACGATCGGTCGGTGCGCCGTGGCGGGCGCGGGCTCGGTGGTGCACAAGGACCTGCCCGCGCTGACCCTGCAGACCCAGGACGGGCGGCGCCGCCCGGTGGAGGAGCCCAAGTGAGTGCCGCTTTGAGAGTTCTGCACGCCGTCACCCTGCACTCCCCCTCGCACGCCTTCGGCGGACCGGTGCGGGTGGCGCTGAACCTGGCGAAGGGGCTGCGGGCGCGCGGTCACGAAGCGCGGTTGCTCGCCCTGGGCGAGGGGTTCCCCGATCCGTGGCCCACCTCCGTGGAGGGGGTGCCCGCCAAGCTGTTCCCCGCGCGCAGGCTGCTGCCGCTGGGCTTCAGCGGGATGACCTCCCCGGCGCTCCTCGCCTCGGCGGGGCGGCTGGTGCGGGACGCCGACGTGGTCCACGTCCACCTCGCCCGGGACCTGGTGACGCTGCCGGTGGCGCTGGCCGCGCTGCGGGCCCGCAAGCCGCTGGTGCTCCAGACCCACGGCATGGTGGACCCGAGCGGGAAGCTGCTGGCCAAGGTGCTGGACGCGGTGGCGGTACGCCGGCTGCTGCGCGGCGCGGACGCGGTGCTGTACCTGACCCCGCACGAGCGCGAGGGACTGGACGCGGTGGTGGGGCCGCCCGCGCTGGCCACGGCGGTACGGCTGGTCAACGGCACCCCGGCGCAGGAGGAGCGCCCGGCTCCGGCGGGGGCGCCGCGCATCCTCTACTCGGCGCGCCTGCAGGCCCGCAAGCGGCCGGTGGACTTCGTGGACGCGGCCCCGGCGGTGCTGGCGGCGCATCCGGACGCGGAGTTCGTGGTGGCGGGGCCGGACGAGGGCGAACTGGCGGCGGTCCGGGCGCGGATCGCGGAGCTGGGGCTGGACGCGCACTTCACGGTCCCCGGGGCCCTGTCGGGCGCGGAGGTCCTGGCGGAGCTGCGCCGGGCCCACGTGTACGTACTGCCGTCGGTGGAGGAGCCCTTCCCCATGTCGGTGCTGGAGGCGCTGGCGGTGGGCGTGCCGTCGGTGGTGACCCACTCCAACGGTCTGGCCCGGGACGTCGCCGCGGCGGGGGCCGGACGGGCGGTGGAACCGGGTCCGGCGGGGGTCGCCGAGGCGGTCCTCGCCCTCCTGGACCCGGACGCGAACCGGTCGGCCTCGGTCGCCGCCCGGAAGCTGGCGGCGCAGTCGTTCTCCATGGACGCGGTGCTGGACACCCTCCTGCCGGTGTACGGGTCCGCGCGCGGCGCGGGGGCGTAGCCGCCCCGCTCGGGGCGGGGCGGCGTCAGATGATGTCGCGGCCCCGCTCCTCGACCACCGGGAGCACCCCGGCCGCCCGGCGGCGGCGCAGCACGCTGGAGTACACGGCCAGGCCGATCGCGCCCGCCGCCATCATGATCAGGCCGACCAGGGGCAGGTTGACCCCCTCCATCCGCCAGTCGCTCGCGAAGGTGAGGATGGCCCCCACCACGATCAGGGCTATGCAGCCGCCGATGCCTCGCATGTCAAGTCGCCTCCACGCTCGTGGTGTTGTGACGGCGCGAGTACCCCCGCCCCGGACATGGAAACGCCCGGGCACGCAAACGCCCCCGCGACGGTGACGCCGTCCGCGGGGGCGTTCTCGTACGGCTGCCGCCGCTCAGGCGGGGATCCAGGCGTAGCAGGCGGTCGAGGTGAACTCGGCGGTGCCCGCCGGGACCGTCGCCGTGATCTTGTCGCCGGCCTTCGGCGGGGCGGCCGGGCCCGAGGCGAGGACCGAGCCGTCCTTGCCCTTCGCCTCCCAGGAGCAGGTGGTGCTCTGGGTCAGCGCCCGGTAGGTGCCCGGGGCGGGCGACTGGTGGCGGCCGTCGCCGAAGCCCTTCTCGGCGGCGGCCAGGATCGGCTTCTGCTCCGGGCACAGGAACGGGATGGCGTCCTTCGCCCCGGGGATCTCGCCGGCCACGATGGCCCCGGTGGCCGCGTCCTTGTCGTGCTTGGCCGTGCGCTCCACCCGCTGGCAGGACTCCTGGCCCGTCTGGAGGACGGCCGCGGGGTCCATCTTCTCCGGGACCCGGCCGCTCAGGTACTTCTTCTCCGTCTCGGTGAAACTGCCCGTCTTCGGGACGAGCTTCGCGTCGGGGAGGACCGGACCGGACGGCTTCGCCCCGGGTGAGGCGGGCGCGCCCGGGCTGTCCGCGGGGTCCGGCGCCGGGGAGGCGGCGGGCGGCTTCGGCTTGCCGGCCGCCGGATCGGCCTTCGCGTCGCCGTCCGAACTGCAGGCGGTCAGGGTCAGGGCGGCGGCCAGCAGAACAGCAGCCGCTGCGGAGCGTCGGTACATCAGGGGGCTCCCGTACTTGCCGGTGGTGGACAAAGGAGTACGGGGCCTGCCGCGCGGGCAGGCCCCGTACTCCGTCAGGCGGGTGGTGCCTCGGCCGTTACTTGGGGCCGAAGGTGAGGATCAGCTGCGGCGCGGCGTCCGCGGCCGTCGCCTCCGAGGACCAGAGCCACAGCGGGTCGGTGCCCGTGCTCGTCAGGGCCACGCTGTAGCCGTTGGTGCCCAGCACCGACGAGACGGCGGTGGTGTCCAGTTCGACGTTCTGGATCGCCGAGCCGTCCGGCACGCCCGCGAGGGATCCGAGCGGGGTGGTGCCGAGGGTGGGCTTGGTGTTGAACGTCGTGCCCGCCGCGCTCCAGGTGCCGGTGACCGGCACCACGGACACGGTGTCGGCCGTACCGGCACCGGTCTGCGTCGTGGTCTTGACCTGCAGCGAGGCCGCCTTGAGGACCGTCCCGGCCGGGGCGGCCGGCAGGTTGAAGCGCAGGTACGTCTCGTACGCCGAGGTGCCGCGCACCGCGAGCGAGGTGGACGTGCCGTAGGCCTGGCCGGGGGCGCCCTGGTTGATGTAGGTGTCCTCGGTCGTGACGACCTTGGAGACCGTGTCGGTGGGGGCCTTGGCGAGGTCGTAGTGGTTCTTGACCTGGGCCTGGGTCAGCGCCGTCGGGTAGACGGCCGTCTCGTCGATCTGTCCGGCGAAGAAGTTGCTCGTCGGACGGTTCGGCCAGCTGCTCAGGTTGTCGCCGCCCACGTGCCAGAAACCGGCGTACTGCTGGAAGCCGGTGACGTTGAGCGTGCCCTTGTTCTGCCCGTCCACGTACAGCGCCATGCCCGAGGGGCCCTGGGTGCCGACGACGTGGTGCCACTTGTTGTCGTTGTACGTCTCGAACAGGCCGGTGGAGAGGGTCCGGGTCGAGCCGTTGTACACGCCGAAGACCAGGCGGCCGGTGTTGGTCATGTACAGCTGCTTGTCGTACGAGCCGCTGTTGCGGTCGGTGTTGTTGCCGAAACCGATCAGCTTGCCGCCGCGCGTGGTGTTCGTCTTGAACCAGGTCTCGACGGTGTAGCTGCTGCCGACCGTCTGGCGGTGGTCGCTGTAGACCTGCTGGCTGGTGCCGTTGAAGCCCATCGCGGTGCTGGCACCGGAGACGGCGCCGGGCGTCTGGCGCAGGGCCGGGGCGTTCAGCTGGATGCCGCTGGTGTTGCCGCCCGCGGAGGAGTCGGCGACGTAGGGGCTGACGGTGTCGTCGTAGCGCCAGTACAGGTTGGCGCCGTCGGCGCGGACCTGGTTCGGGTACGACTGGACCGAGGCGGGGACCGTCACCGAGGCGGTGGCCGACAGCGCGCTGGTGTTGCCGGCGGCGTCGGTCGCGGTCACGCGGTAGGTGTAGGACTGGCCGGCCTTGACCGTGGTGTCGGTCCAGGAGGCCTGCTGCCGCTCGAACTCCAGGGAGTCGGCGGTCATCGTGTGCGCCGGGGTGGACGAGCCGTTCCGGTAGATCCGGTACGTCAGCTTGCTGTCGTCCTCGTCGTAGCTGGTGCGCCAGCGGACCTGGACCTCACCGGGCTTGACGCTCGCGGCGCTGGCGACCGGGGTGGTCGGGGCGCCGACGTCACCGGTGGAGGCGAAGCGGGTCAGGCCCTGCTGGGCGACGCCGTTGACGGTGGTGAACTCGCCACCGACCCACATGTACTTGGTGTCGCCCTTCTCCGCGACCGCCATGACGCGCGGGCCGATGCCCTCGCCGAGGCCGTCGTTGGTGTCGGGGAACCAGCCGAGCTTGCGGGGGCTGGCCACGAACCCGTCCACCGGGGCGGGGGGCGCGCCCTGGAAGTCGGTGGGCTGCGCCAGCAGGTGGTGACGGCGGCCGTCGGGGTACTCGCCGTTCAGGGAGCAGTCGTGCGCGTGCGAGGAGCTGTAGAGGACTCCGTCGTACGGCAGGACGAACTGGGTGGCACCGAGGCAGCGGTCGCGCCACTTCTCGCTGAAGTCACCGAGGTTGAGGCCGATGCGGCCGTCGAATACGCCGCCGCCGGAACCCTCGTTGCCGGTGTAGAAGCCCGTCGCGTCGGTGGCGATCGACTTGACGACCGAGTTGGACGGGATGGTGCCGTACGTCTTGGCGACGGCGCCGGTCGCGGAGTCCACGACCGCCAGCGCGTGCGTGTTCTGGCCGTTGACCGTGAAGAAGTCACCGCCCAGCAGCACGTTCTTGCCGTCGGGGGTGACCGCGACCGCCCGGCCCGGCTCGTCGGCGTTGGCGACGAAGGGCCTCAGCGCACCGGAGCCGGCGTCGACCGCGGCGAACCGCTCGCGGGTCTGGCCCTCGACGGTGGTGAAGTCGCCCGCCGCGTACAGCGTGTCGTCGGTGACGGCGAACGCGCGCACGGTGGAGGGGAAGCTGGGGTGGAACGACGCCTTGGGGGTGCAGGTGTCGATGTCGATCGCCGCGACGCTGGAGACCGGCGTGCCGTTGACGGCGCCGAAGTAGCCGCCCGCGTACAGGGTCTTCTTGTCCTTCGAGACGGCCAGGGCGCGCACGGTGGCGCTGCCGTCGCCGACGGTGAAGGCGAGCTTGCAGGAGGTCGGGGCGCCGGTCGCGGCGTCGAGCGCCACGAAGTTCACCGCTTCCTGCTCGGTGCCGCTGCCACTGCCGTCCGGCGGACGGACCGCCGAGAAGGTGCCGCCGGCGAAGACCGTGCCGCCGGCCTGGGCCATCGCCCAGACGATGCCGTTGGGCTGCCAGGTGGGCAGCTCGTCGGCGGTGAAGGCCACGGGCGGCGTGATGGCGGACGCCTCGGGCATCAGCACCAGGCCTATGCCGGTGCCGGCACCGGCCAGTGACAGGACGAGGGCAGCAGTCAGCCCTCTGGATCTACGCATGAGCCCCCCAGGGCAATCGCCCGGTTTTGATGGCTGGAACTATCCGATCAGCCATATGTACTGGCGCAGACTAGGGCTCACGCGAGGGCCCGGTCACCTCACTTGACCCATTGCATACCAACTTGGAATCAACGGGTTCCGCATGGAGGGCGCACGGCGGACATACGGCGGGTTCGCCCCGGTCACGCGGCAGGTACCCGCACGGCGTGACCGGGACGCAGCAAATCAACAGGCGAAATATACGTCCTCTAGCGGTCGATGCGGACCGTTGCGCCCGCCAACTGGTCCTCGACCTGGCGGATATCGGCGTCGACCATGATCCGGGCGAGTTCGGCCACCAGGACCGTCGGCTTCCAGCCGAGGATCTCCTGCGCCTTGGAGGCGTCGCCGATGAGGGCGTCGACCTCGCTGGGGCGCTCGTACTTGGGGTCGTAGCGCACGTGCTCGTTCCAGTCGAGGCCCGCGTGTCCGAAGGAGGACTCGACGAAC
This Streptomyces sp. NBC_00539 DNA region includes the following protein-coding sequences:
- a CDS encoding CDP-alcohol phosphatidyltransferase family protein, coding for MPTVGTALRELRGAQKSAKGVSLYSRFVNRPAGRYLAAGSYALGLTPNQVTLVSAAFSFAAVAAVALAAPSWGLGVAVWAALAVGFAFDSADGQLARLRGGGSAAGEWLDHVVDCAKLTALHTCVLIAFYRFPDAYGIAGDDGTGSGGWLLVPLGFQFAAVVTFFGGLLTEKLKPRPAPGSPAAAPSTLRAVALLPVDYGVFCLVFLLLGGGGLFRWAYAALGAVAALFLLAFLAKWFRELSAVPR
- a CDS encoding adenylyltransferase/cytidyltransferase family protein encodes the protein MSDLGAPARRPYRVGYAPGAYDLFHIGHLNILRHARSQCDYLVAGVVSDEMAELAKGRRPMIPLVERLEIVRSVKYVDAAFVETVPDKVETWKQVRFDVIFKGDDWRGTPKGDRLEKDFAEHGVDVVYFPYTVHTSSTQLRRALDALAQPLPEPLTAELR
- a CDS encoding glycosyltransferase family 4 protein — translated: MVSTNYAPEHAGIGPYATQIAEHWADLGHETHVLAGMPHYPAWSLEPEYKGALRRTERRAGVTVHRRAHTVPPRQTAVRRALFEGSILLHGAVAPPRMPKPDAVLAQMPSLAGGVLAARLAAKWRVPYVPVVQDLMGAAAAQSGISGGDKAAALAGRAEAYALKRATLVGVIHETFVDRVVGMGVPEEKIRLVPNWSHVAVPTKPRGETRRHLGWAPGQTVVLHSGNMGLKQGLEVLVGAARLDPDVRFVLMGDGSQRAALADLAADVPNLDIIPPAADGEFPDILAAADVLAVTQHAAVLDMSVPSKLTSYFQAGRPVVASVAAQGGTAQEVERSGAGVLVPPEDPHALLEAVRALAEDPGAADALGAAGPVHVAAHLSREAGLARIDALMDEALGGSRP
- a CDS encoding lipopolysaccharide biosynthesis protein, with translation MIETNRPAAAPAEDEPDLLRDQFRQLLRYRRLLGAGVGIGLLGGVYLGISTADTYVATADIVLRAPTDDPFNPSLAPDKAINIGSERQVALSSSTADEAAKKLGVPDSGVPALRSGLQVTNPPQTMVLRFTYTASSPREAAKRANAMTAAYLLKRQESLDVTRDKMVKGYQDQRDPVAKQLDDLVKQINAMPSGPGRDAAYSSKTDLQSKVNTLNSNIAKLQALDMAPGRVTSPATPPGDSDGPGLPMSLALGAAVGLALGLLAAWVRLVFDPAPRSEGDVARALRAPVLGSLPRDKTGGGPLLAAGEEDPRLAEEFRSVAFRLAYDSRFADRRRLLVVAPRGSSETAAAVAVNLAASFAETGKDVLLIEADLRTPVLASQLPTDAGGRPRWSQMPGGPGAGGRPGQQGDSDWPDGRQLVVDAGESGAFDLIPGEPVRNVARALTSPRATRLISEADSPNSTVVVLAPPVLSYADALALVDRVDGVLVVCDPRAVHRSDLSRIRELISGAGGTVLGAVLHAPLPGEKRGGRGKGKGKADPAGPAPAPAPARTSAPQPIRHEVAEAEQHIAGDGTDTVALRTVRTGRR
- a CDS encoding WcaF family extracellular polysaccharide biosynthesis acetyltransferase translates to MRDLPSFTLAGYDKGRGLLTQALWFAVMNTLFMAWFCPARLRVALLRAFGARIGEGVLIRHKVRVLWPWKLTVGDHAWIGEGAWLLNLEPVTIGAHACVSQEAMLCTGSHDHRAADFRYRNAPIVVEDGAWVAVRATVLAGVTIGRCAVAGAGSVVHKDLPALTLQTQDGRRRPVEEPK
- a CDS encoding glycosyltransferase, whose translation is MRVLHAVTLHSPSHAFGGPVRVALNLAKGLRARGHEARLLALGEGFPDPWPTSVEGVPAKLFPARRLLPLGFSGMTSPALLASAGRLVRDADVVHVHLARDLVTLPVALAALRARKPLVLQTHGMVDPSGKLLAKVLDAVAVRRLLRGADAVLYLTPHEREGLDAVVGPPALATAVRLVNGTPAQEERPAPAGAPRILYSARLQARKRPVDFVDAAPAVLAAHPDAEFVVAGPDEGELAAVRARIAELGLDAHFTVPGALSGAEVLAELRRAHVYVLPSVEEPFPMSVLEALAVGVPSVVTHSNGLARDVAAAGAGRAVEPGPAGVAEAVLALLDPDANRSASVAARKLAAQSFSMDAVLDTLLPVYGSARGAGA